One window of the Candidatus Chryseobacterium colombiense genome contains the following:
- a CDS encoding hydroxymethylglutaryl-CoA synthase, giving the protein MAFGIEAASYYVPSLYLEIRDLAEKRGIEPAKLEKGLGLHKMGFPDVHEDAATFAAEALLKLIKDYNINPKEISRIYLGTESALDAAKPTASYAMHMVEKVLEAEFGERCFRNCDVVDMTFACIGAVDALHNSLDFVRVNPDKKAVVIASDYAKYELASSGEYTQGGGAVSVLVSSKPDLIEIENNWGVATESVFDFFKPRRHFKKEELSNAPENFPDKIEIFTDEPVFDGQYSNQCYQDRIREAYQHYKEITGENKPYEAWKYLIFHLPYAFHGKRVFTEIYSLENGLSYETPEEQKAVAKSEGYIQFINDKIEKSQRASSEIGNMYTASIFMALLSAMQTSFNENEELMGQEIGFLGYGSGSKSKVFAGKVSENWKTVVVKWDLFEGLKNRKSIDFDTYEKLHRKQLEKSVNENYKGFGLKSVELENPVLKGARYYDYQG; this is encoded by the coding sequence ATGGCTTTTGGAATTGAGGCGGCAAGTTATTATGTGCCTTCTTTGTATTTGGAAATTAGGGATTTGGCAGAAAAAAGAGGAATTGAACCTGCAAAACTGGAGAAAGGGTTAGGGTTGCATAAAATGGGATTTCCGGATGTTCACGAAGATGCAGCAACTTTCGCAGCAGAAGCTTTGTTGAAATTAATTAAAGATTACAACATCAATCCAAAAGAAATATCAAGAATTTATTTAGGAACAGAAAGTGCTTTGGATGCGGCAAAACCAACAGCTTCTTACGCCATGCATATGGTTGAAAAAGTGTTGGAAGCAGAATTCGGGGAAAGATGTTTCAGAAACTGTGATGTGGTAGACATGACTTTCGCCTGTATCGGAGCAGTAGATGCACTTCACAATTCTTTAGATTTTGTAAGAGTTAATCCCGATAAAAAAGCAGTTGTCATTGCGAGTGATTATGCAAAATATGAATTGGCTTCTTCCGGGGAATATACACAAGGAGGAGGTGCAGTGTCGGTGTTGGTTTCTTCAAAACCGGACTTAATTGAAATAGAAAATAACTGGGGAGTGGCTACGGAAAGTGTTTTTGACTTTTTCAAACCAAGACGTCACTTTAAAAAAGAAGAGTTAAGCAATGCGCCGGAAAATTTTCCTGATAAAATTGAAATTTTTACCGATGAACCTGTTTTTGACGGACAATATTCCAACCAATGTTATCAGGACAGAATAAGGGAAGCTTATCAGCATTATAAAGAAATTACAGGCGAAAATAAACCCTATGAAGCCTGGAAATACCTTATTTTCCATCTTCCTTATGCTTTCCATGGGAAAAGAGTTTTTACGGAGATTTACAGCTTAGAAAACGGACTTTCTTATGAAACTCCTGAAGAACAAAAAGCAGTGGCAAAATCTGAAGGCTACATTCAGTTTATCAATGACAAAATTGAAAAATCCCAAAGAGCTTCTTCAGAAATAGGAAATATGTATACAGCTTCAATTTTTATGGCCTTACTTTCCGCAATGCAGACTTCATTTAATGAAAATGAAGAATTGATGGGCCAGGAAATAGGATTCTTAGGCTATGGAAGCGGTTCAAAATCTAAAGTTTTTGCCGGGAAAGTTTCAGAAAACTGGAAAACGGTGGTGGTAAAATGGGATCTATTTGAAGGCTTAAAAAACAGAAAGTCAATCGATTTTGATACTTATGAAAAGCTTCACAGAAAACAACTGGAAAAATCTGTTAATGAAAATTATAAAGGTTTCGGACTGAAATCGGTAGAATTAGAAAATCCTGTTTTGAAAGGAGCAAGGTATTATGATTATCAAGGGTAA
- the adhP gene encoding alcohol dehydrogenase AdhP yields MIPKTMKAAVVQGYGQPLKIEEVPVREPGRYEVLVKVIACGVCHTDLHAVDGDWPAKPKMPLIPGHEGVGIVVACGPEAQVKEGDAVGVPWLYSACGCCDYCITGWETLCEAQKNGGYSVDGGFAEYVIADSRYVGHLKSDVNFLEIAPILCAGVTVYKGLKETETKPGEWVAISGIGGLGHVAVQYAKAMGMHVAAIDVADEKLDLAKKLGADLVVNAKNTDPGEYLHKEVGGMHGALITAVSPIAFKQGIDVLRRKGTLALNGLPPGSFELPIFETVLKRITVRGSIVGTRKDLQEALDFANEGLVKATVTAAKLEDINDVFDKMKKGQIDGRIVLDIAGSN; encoded by the coding sequence ATGATTCCAAAAACAATGAAAGCTGCAGTTGTTCAAGGCTATGGACAACCCTTAAAAATAGAAGAAGTTCCTGTACGAGAACCGGGAAGGTATGAAGTATTGGTAAAGGTAATTGCATGTGGCGTTTGCCATACAGATTTGCACGCTGTTGATGGTGACTGGCCGGCAAAACCCAAAATGCCTTTAATTCCCGGCCATGAAGGAGTGGGCATCGTAGTCGCATGCGGACCGGAAGCTCAGGTTAAAGAAGGGGATGCGGTAGGTGTTCCATGGCTATATTCAGCCTGTGGATGCTGTGATTACTGCATTACGGGTTGGGAAACGCTCTGTGAAGCTCAGAAGAATGGGGGATACAGTGTTGATGGAGGTTTTGCAGAATACGTAATTGCAGATTCAAGATATGTGGGACATTTAAAATCCGATGTTAACTTTTTAGAAATTGCACCGATTCTTTGCGCAGGAGTAACCGTTTACAAAGGATTAAAAGAAACCGAAACAAAACCCGGAGAATGGGTGGCTATTTCAGGAATTGGAGGATTGGGTCACGTTGCGGTACAATATGCAAAAGCCATGGGAATGCATGTAGCAGCAATTGATGTGGCGGATGAAAAATTAGACTTGGCAAAAAAATTGGGAGCAGACTTAGTAGTCAATGCAAAAAACACAGATCCTGGAGAATATCTTCATAAAGAAGTCGGCGGAATGCACGGCGCATTGATTACAGCGGTTTCTCCCATTGCTTTTAAACAGGGAATTGATGTATTAAGACGAAAGGGAACGCTTGCTTTAAACGGACTTCCACCAGGTTCATTTGAGCTGCCGATTTTTGAAACCGTTTTGAAAAGAATTACTGTAAGAGGTTCAATTGTAGGAACGAGAAAAGACCTGCAGGAAGCACTGGATTTTGCGAATGAAGGATTGGTTAAAGCTACAGTAACCGCTGCAAAATTAGAAGATATCAATGATGTTTTTGATAAAATGAAAAAAGGACAGATTGATGGCAGGATCGTTCTCGATATTGCCGGATCAAATTAA
- a CDS encoding T9SS type A sorting domain-containing protein gives MKTNLFFKLMINRQFFSFLLMFFAIGFNAQVSTFPWTETFEDSSPTRASWTQIYETNNVSWTYVSAATTGSIGITAFAGTKFANFPANTTLADKTKLVSPPLNSAGLTSPKISFYLINPQQNGTANWVRIYYRMSATDPWSTLMGFQPPFSSWYLFANIGMPPNIYQIAIECENAQGYSTLIDNVTISNDVLSSSEISKLSKTEIKYYPNPVKDILNFKGDEKMQEINIYDGSGKKIQTNKVEDNQGSVNVSALSSGMYIVAGKTDSGEVKTYKMIKK, from the coding sequence ATGAAAACAAATCTATTTTTTAAATTGATGATAAATCGTCAGTTTTTTTCTTTTTTATTGATGTTTTTTGCAATTGGGTTTAATGCGCAGGTTTCTACATTTCCCTGGACGGAAACTTTCGAGGACAGCTCACCAACCAGAGCAAGCTGGACGCAAATATATGAGACCAATAATGTAAGCTGGACTTATGTTTCTGCTGCGACGACGGGGAGTATAGGAATTACAGCCTTTGCAGGAACTAAATTTGCCAACTTTCCGGCCAATACTACTTTGGCTGATAAAACCAAATTGGTAAGTCCGCCTTTAAATTCTGCAGGTCTTACTTCTCCTAAAATCAGTTTTTATCTTATCAATCCCCAACAGAATGGTACTGCAAACTGGGTCAGAATTTATTATAGAATGTCAGCTACAGATCCTTGGTCAACGTTAATGGGATTTCAGCCTCCGTTTTCTTCATGGTATCTTTTTGCCAATATCGGTATGCCTCCCAATATTTATCAGATTGCTATAGAATGTGAAAATGCTCAGGGATATTCTACATTAATAGATAATGTTACCATAAGCAATGATGTTTTAAGCAGCAGCGAAATTTCAAAGCTGTCGAAAACAGAGATTAAATATTACCCGAATCCGGTTAAGGACATTCTGAACTTTAAAGGTGATGAAAAAATGCAGGAAATTAATATTTATGACGGATCAGGAAAAAAGATTCAGACCAATAAGGTTGAAGATAATCAGGGAAGTGTTAATGTATCTGCTTTAAGCAGCGGGATGTATATTGTTGCAGGAAAAACAGATAGTGGAGAAGTAAAAACATATAAAATGATAAAAAAATAA
- a CDS encoding DUF779 domain-containing protein: MQTKISRLSATEKAIEVIWELEKKYGDLMFYQAGGCCEGTQPQCFEKGGFYQRMNDAMIGTINNHEFWIDRDLFEYWKYSHFTLDVVEGFGPGGFSLETPLGKTFKVDYRLFTPKELENLEPVKRSE, from the coding sequence ATGCAAACCAAAATATCACGCCTTTCAGCCACAGAAAAAGCCATAGAAGTAATTTGGGAGCTCGAGAAAAAATACGGAGATCTCATGTTCTATCAAGCCGGAGGTTGTTGTGAAGGTACACAGCCGCAGTGTTTTGAGAAAGGAGGATTTTATCAAAGAATGAATGATGCCATGATCGGAACCATCAATAATCATGAGTTCTGGATAGATCGTGATTTATTTGAGTACTGGAAATACTCACACTTTACATTAGATGTTGTAGAAGGTTTCGGACCAGGCGGATTTTCTCTGGAAACACCATTAGGGAAAACATTTAAAGTCGATTACAGACTTTTCACACCAAAAGAATTGGAAAATCTGGAACCTGTGAAAAGAAGTGAATAA
- a CDS encoding aldehyde dehydrogenase, translating to MSTTAQLQSGTLLQWPEFKSRYDNYINGQFTEPVNGQYFDVVSPVDGRNFTQAAHSSKEDLELAVNAAEKAFQTWKNTSSTERSIILNKIADRIEQNLEYLATVETIDNGKAVRETLAADIPLAIDHFRYFASVIRAEEGSHNELDKDTVSLIVHEPLGVIAQIIPWNFPILMAVWKLAPALAAGNCVVLKPAESTPISIMVLMEIIGDLLPDGVVNIVNGFGAELGRALVTNPKVAKAAFTGSTATGRLVMQYATENIIPVTLELGGKSPNVFFSSVMDADDEFLDKAIEGAVLFALNQGEICTCPSRLLVQEDIADAFIAKVIERVKAIKVGNPLDKTVMMGAQASRIQKDKILSYIKLGKDEGAEVLVGGDVNNVGEGLEEGYYIQPTIFKGNNRMRIFQEEIFGPVLAFTTFKDEEEGIKIANDTIYGLGAGVWTRDAHQLYNVPRQIQAGRVWVNQYHSYPAGAPFGGYKQSGIGRENHKMMLDHYRQTKNMLISYNKNKLGFF from the coding sequence ATGAGCACTACAGCACAACTACAATCAGGGACTTTATTACAGTGGCCTGAATTTAAAAGCAGATACGATAATTATATTAACGGACAATTTACGGAACCTGTAAACGGACAGTATTTCGATGTAGTTTCTCCGGTAGACGGGAGAAACTTCACACAGGCGGCCCACTCTTCAAAAGAAGATCTGGAATTGGCAGTAAATGCAGCAGAAAAAGCATTTCAAACCTGGAAAAATACTTCATCTACCGAAAGAAGTATTATTTTAAATAAAATTGCCGACAGAATTGAGCAGAATTTAGAATATTTAGCAACGGTTGAAACGATTGATAATGGGAAAGCGGTTAGAGAAACTTTAGCAGCAGATATTCCTTTGGCAATTGATCATTTCAGATATTTTGCTTCGGTAATCAGAGCGGAAGAAGGTTCACACAACGAACTGGATAAAGATACGGTTTCTCTCATCGTTCATGAACCACTCGGAGTAATTGCTCAAATCATCCCTTGGAACTTTCCGATCTTAATGGCGGTATGGAAATTAGCTCCAGCTTTGGCAGCAGGAAACTGTGTAGTTTTAAAACCTGCTGAAAGTACACCAATTTCTATTATGGTGTTAATGGAGATCATCGGAGATTTGCTTCCTGACGGAGTGGTAAACATTGTAAATGGTTTTGGAGCAGAATTGGGAAGAGCTTTAGTAACCAATCCGAAAGTGGCAAAAGCTGCATTTACAGGTTCTACGGCTACAGGTCGTTTAGTAATGCAGTATGCAACAGAAAATATCATTCCGGTAACATTAGAATTAGGTGGGAAATCCCCGAACGTTTTCTTTAGCTCGGTAATGGATGCAGATGATGAATTTTTAGATAAAGCGATTGAAGGAGCTGTTCTTTTTGCTTTAAATCAGGGAGAAATTTGTACTTGTCCGTCAAGATTATTGGTTCAGGAAGACATTGCGGACGCTTTCATTGCTAAGGTTATCGAAAGAGTAAAAGCGATCAAAGTTGGGAATCCGTTGGATAAAACTGTGATGATGGGAGCGCAGGCTTCTCGGATTCAGAAAGATAAAATCCTTTCTTACATCAAATTAGGGAAAGATGAGGGTGCTGAAGTTCTTGTTGGCGGTGATGTAAATAATGTAGGAGAAGGTCTTGAAGAAGGATATTACATCCAGCCAACCATTTTCAAAGGAAACAACAGGATGAGAATCTTCCAGGAGGAAATTTTCGGACCTGTGTTGGCGTTCACAACGTTCAAAGATGAAGAGGAAGGAATCAAAATCGCCAACGACACTATTTACGGTCTTGGAGCGGGAGTCTGGACGAGAGATGCTCATCAGTTGTACAATGTTCCACGTCAGATTCAGGCAGGTAGAGTTTGGGTGAATCAGTATCATTCTTATCCTGCAGGAGCGCCTTTCGGAGGGTATAAACAATCCGGAATCGGTCGTGAAAACCATAAAATGATGCTGGATCATTACCGCCAGACTAAAAACATGTTGATTTCCTACAACAAAAATAAATTAGGTTTCTTTTAA
- a CDS encoding AraC family transcriptional regulator N-terminal domain-containing protein produces MNNNKILLETPELKRENQLLHLVENQTKFNLNNCEFSIYETHKAAFDVKLHFETIAFTAMLRGKKHMKLDNKTNYFDYYPGESILVSPGETMVIDFPEADETPSQCISLSLNPEFIENSLNHLNYHLPKVDETSRWNIELDEYFLFNNQSLASATNNIMRIAMDDNSQKDIMADFALKELLIRLMQTQARNMVEKNIAKNKSRIGFAVDYIKKNLHQKLSIDSIAKMAYVSKSNFFKMFKDELGTSPNEFILQERINRAKELLASQNSIKETAYQTGFSDTNYFTRVFKQLVGVTPKSYQDKIIVLE; encoded by the coding sequence ATGAACAATAACAAGATTTTATTAGAAACTCCTGAATTAAAAAGGGAAAATCAGCTATTGCACCTAGTTGAAAATCAGACAAAATTCAATCTAAACAATTGTGAATTTAGCATTTATGAGACCCATAAGGCTGCTTTTGACGTAAAACTGCATTTTGAAACGATTGCTTTTACGGCCATGCTTCGCGGAAAAAAACACATGAAACTGGATAATAAAACCAATTATTTTGACTACTATCCGGGAGAAAGTATACTTGTTTCACCGGGAGAGACAATGGTTATTGATTTCCCTGAAGCTGATGAAACGCCATCACAATGTATTTCTTTGAGCCTGAATCCTGAGTTTATTGAAAATTCTCTGAATCATTTAAACTATCATCTTCCGAAAGTGGATGAAACCTCCCGCTGGAATATTGAACTGGATGAATATTTTTTATTCAACAATCAGTCTTTGGCGTCAGCTACCAATAATATTATGAGAATTGCAATGGATGATAATTCTCAGAAAGATATTATGGCTGATTTTGCATTAAAGGAACTTTTGATCCGGCTGATGCAGACACAGGCCAGAAATATGGTGGAAAAAAATATTGCTAAAAATAAATCAAGAATTGGTTTCGCCGTAGATTATATCAAAAAAAATCTACACCAGAAATTATCGATTGACAGTATTGCCAAGATGGCTTATGTGAGTAAATCCAATTTCTTCAAAATGTTTAAAGATGAATTGGGAACTTCTCCGAATGAGTTTATTTTGCAGGAGCGGATAAATCGAGCCAAAGAATTATTGGCAAGCCAGAATAGCATTAAAGAAACGGCTTATCAGACCGGTTTTTCGGATACCAATTATTTTACAAGGGTTTTTAAGCAATTGGTTGGTGTTACACCGAAGAGTTATCAGGATAAAATAATAGTTTTGGAATAA